The Thermincola ferriacetica region TTTTCCATTTACCATCGCGCTAAAAAAAGGACTTATGTGATTTAAGAGAGACTGACGGGACGAACAAACGCATTGTCAACCAAATCAGGGTCAAAAAATATCGGTGCATTTGGTGAGTTATTCAGGCTTATGTCTCCCGCACTAAATGCTCCGGCCACCTTGTTTTTGGTTTCGCTCTGCGGGGTCGTTAACAGGGTATCACCAATGTTTATCATAGCTGTTCCAGCACTGCTGTTGACTTTATAACCGCCAAGGTTGATAATTACCCCAACTCCAGGCAAAATTCTCACCTCTTTATAAATATTTCCTGGTCCCGTTGTATCGGAAGAAATTAAGAAACGCTTACCGGCCTTACAGTGGAACTGTCAATTACATCCGGGTCACTGAAAACAGGCGTGCTGGGGGCATTATTCAAAGTACCGTCGCCGGCGCTGAAAGGACCCGCCACCAGGTTTTTCGTTACGCTTTGTGGCGTGGTGATCAAATTATCACCGATATTGACTGAAGCCGTGCCGGTCATGCTGTTTATTTTAAAAGCCCCGATATTAATAACAACCCCAAAACCGGGCAAGACTATCCACTCCTTTCTCCGGCCATATCTTATTGTATGCTATAACTAACTATTTTGACAGGATGTTCTTTTTAGTTATCTTTCGTTCAAAAGGCAAAAAGAAAGAGCCTTACGGCTCCACGATTTAAAGTGATAATATAAATGAGAATTTTAGTTTTAAGAATACGGCCTATTTTATAAATTTGGAAATGACATCCACGAGCTCCTCTATACGCTCGTCGCCCTCACCTTTTCTGATGGCTGCCGAAACACAGCCCCTGGTATGGGATTCAATTATTGACAAGCCAATTTTATTAATTCTGGCCTTTACTGCCGCCAACTGTATAAGCAGGTCAACACAATAACGGTCTTCTTCGACCATTTTGGCTATACCACGAATTTGACCCTCCACAGTTTTTAAACCGTTGAGTAGGTTTTTCTTAAATTTTTCCGGCCTATCCAAAGATACCTGACGCTCCTTTACAACCCACCGGGGGGATTTTTTTTTATTGTACAACCTGGGGTTTAAGCTTGTCAAATGCTTATATTTTTCAGTTTTATCTGTTAATTTTTTCCGGATGTGGTATAATATTTTTAAATAAATACTTTAAGTGAGGTATTGCTGTATCACCAAAAAAGCTGCATACATGAATTTTTCTGGGAGCACAACGTAGCCAAACTTGACGAAGATTCAGTTTCCTTTAAGAGAGGATGACGTCTATTGTTTAAGAAAAAAAAAACATACCTGACTGATGCGGAAAAACAAAAACTGGCTGAAATACTGGCTGCCGAACCGGCCGTTGAACTGGCTTATATTTACGGTTCTTTCGCCACAGGATTGGCCAATAAAGACAGTGATGTGGATGTAGGTGTCTTAGTAAAACCGGAATATGAAAATACAGTGGATTTCAGTTTTGAGTGTTCGTTGGCCTTGAAACTGGAACAAGCAATTGGCAGAGACATTGACCTGCGGGTAATTAACAAAGCTCCTGTTTTTGCCCAGTACCAGGTTATTTACCCCAACGAGCTTCTATTTGCAGCCAATGATCAGACACGGGTCAATTTTGAAACCTACGTCATTTCACGTTACCTTGATATGAAGTATTACTGGGATTTGTACGATAAATACAGGAGTCTCCGCCTGAAAAGAGGTGAGTTCGGTGCTGGATTTGAACGTGATAAAGGCGCGTCTTGATATTATTGAAGATAACATAGCATATCTGAAAAAAAATAGCTGAAATAAGTTATGACACCTTTTCTTCCGATCCGGACAAAACACGTTCCGTCAGATATGCGTTACAAATATCTATTGAGGCATGCCTTGATATCGGCCAACATTTATTAGCCGGGCTTGGTCTCGGCAGACCGGCCAATTATCAATTATAAGGATGTCTTTTCTATCCTATTATTCTTCCGCTCACGG contains the following coding sequences:
- a CDS encoding spore germination protein, encoding MPGVGVIINLGGYKVNSSAGTAMINIGDTLLTTPQSETKNKVAGAFSAGDISLNNSPNAPIFFDPDLVDNAFVRPVSLS
- a CDS encoding spore germination protein, with the translated sequence MPGFGVVINIGAFKINSMTGTASVNIGDNLITTPQSVTKNLVAGPFSAGDGTLNNAPSTPVFSDPDVIDSSTVRPVSVS
- a CDS encoding metal-sensitive transcriptional regulator — translated: MDRPEKFKKNLLNGLKTVEGQIRGIAKMVEEDRYCVDLLIQLAAVKARINKIGLSIIESHTRGCVSAAIRKGEGDERIEELVDVISKFIK
- the mntA gene encoding type VII toxin-antitoxin system MntA family adenylyltransferase antitoxin produces the protein MFKKKKTYLTDAEKQKLAEILAAEPAVELAYIYGSFATGLANKDSDVDVGVLVKPEYENTVDFSFECSLALKLEQAIGRDIDLRVINKAPVFAQYQVIYPNELLFAANDQTRVNFETYVISRYLDMKYYWDLYDKYRSLRLKRGEFGAGFERDKGAS
- a CDS encoding DUF86 domain-containing protein, yielding MSYDTFSSDPDKTRSVRYALQISIEACLDIGQHLLAGLGLGRPANYQL